A genomic segment from Gemmatimonadota bacterium encodes:
- a CDS encoding DivIVA domain-containing protein: MIDLTPLEVRQKKADFPKGLRGYEPGHVDDFLDLVADRLEALVKDNRRLGEEIAELRSSAGEYKDREKALTEALVSAQQMREEVREQATKEASLMRREAEHEAERVRDEAMRAIEKEEETLRRLRARQRQLVEGYRTMLERE, from the coding sequence ATGATCGACCTGACACCGCTCGAGGTACGACAGAAGAAGGCGGACTTTCCGAAGGGGCTGAGGGGTTACGAGCCCGGCCACGTCGACGATTTTCTCGACCTGGTGGCCGATCGGCTCGAGGCCCTCGTCAAGGACAATCGGCGACTGGGCGAGGAAATAGCCGAGCTCCGGTCCAGCGCCGGCGAGTACAAGGACCGCGAGAAGGCGCTCACCGAGGCACTCGTGAGCGCGCAGCAGATGCGAGAGGAAGTCCGGGAGCAGGCTACCAAGGAAGCCTCTCTGATGCGGCGCGAGGCGGAGCACGAGGCGGAGCGGGTGCGCGATGAAGCCATGCGCGCCATCGAGAAGGAGGAGGAGACGCTGCGGCGGCTGCGCGCGCGCCAGCGTCAACTGGTGGAGGGATACCGCACGATGCTGGAGCGCGAG
- a CDS encoding YggS family pyridoxal phosphate-dependent enzyme codes for MDIEGYRERLRIALPEVRERIGRARERGGRGQDVALVAVTKGHPLDAALAVAAEGVRSCGENRVQELADKVARLESMGAPGPAEWHLIGHLQRNKVRRAVPLFSLIHSIDSRRLAEELSREAGRSGRAVQGLVQVNVSGEQAKGGIPSDHVEEIGRISELPGLRITGLMTMAPLIEDERPVRETFRRAREIFDECAGGVGAFEPRHLSMGMSLDYEVAVEEGSTMVRLGTVLLGERGL; via the coding sequence TGGACATCGAAGGGTACCGAGAGCGACTGCGGATCGCCTTGCCGGAGGTCCGAGAGCGCATCGGACGGGCCCGCGAGCGTGGTGGTCGGGGCCAGGACGTGGCGCTCGTGGCGGTGACCAAGGGTCACCCGCTGGACGCTGCCCTGGCGGTCGCCGCCGAGGGAGTCCGCTCGTGCGGCGAGAACCGCGTGCAGGAGCTCGCCGACAAGGTCGCCCGGTTGGAGTCGATGGGTGCGCCGGGTCCCGCCGAATGGCACCTCATTGGTCACCTGCAGCGCAACAAGGTGCGCCGGGCGGTGCCCCTATTCTCGCTGATCCACTCGATAGACTCGCGCCGGCTGGCGGAGGAGCTGTCCCGCGAAGCGGGCCGCAGCGGGCGTGCCGTGCAGGGATTGGTGCAGGTCAACGTGTCCGGGGAGCAAGCCAAGGGCGGCATCCCTTCGGACCACGTAGAGGAGATAGGCCGGATCAGCGAGTTGCCCGGACTGCGCATCACCGGCCTAATGACGATGGCGCCTCTGATCGAGGATGAGAGGCCGGTGCGCGAGACGTTTCGGCGCGCCAGAGAGATCTTCGACGAGTGCGCGGGGGGGGTGGGGGCGTTCGAACCGCGCCACCTGTCGATGGGGATGTCGCTGGATTACGAAGTGGCCGTGGAGGAGGGGAGCACCATGGTGCGATTGGGGACGGTACTGCTGGGGGAGCGTGGACTATGA